A genome region from Dolichospermum compactum NIES-806 includes the following:
- a CDS encoding caspase family protein yields the protein MVNYWAIAIGIDQYQFFQPLSCAQADAEAIKDFLVTEAGFLPEKCLLMTNTSPPIGEQSSYPTKENILLLLEELAATLWQPGDYLWLFFSGYGVNHKEQDYLMPIAGNPDQVPETGIEVRSLIQGLQVTGLNILLIFDINRAFGTQADAPVGQEIIELAQELQMGAIISCQPEEFAHESTELGHGFFTAALLEALGSGKGYNFADLAAYVSYLTPKLCQHHWRPVQNPMTVIPTTQPAILPTLTLDENSEALIFPAESFAITRTAPPLENSSSSSTDRAWWTENASVETTLTPTTTEENLVSPPISKSLVSSNHTLTISPESQSSGRFIPALTTANTYTSLQSQPPIWQQFIIWGGGTMVIVGIIATFLLRNPESFRFKNFSKTVSNNQTSKLQFPQIFKTSQNPSNAQISANTDSKKRNQAILELQKMLLVPTQPNHLSIAIAKSQRIPPNSPLYAKSQENIQVWCQMILELAQAQAQQKKHTAAITIAKLITTKDPLYSQSQTLIQKWQLEAKQYVSNKTLLDAAKNLIIPEQASTYNRAIEVAKKIPKGQPGFEIAQTLINEWSEKILDLAKIRATQGDFQAAVATAALVPQVTIAYEDAQDAIQKWQQQKN from the coding sequence ATGGTAAATTACTGGGCGATCGCCATCGGCATTGATCAATATCAATTCTTTCAACCTCTCAGTTGCGCTCAAGCCGATGCTGAGGCAATTAAGGATTTTTTGGTAACAGAAGCAGGTTTTCTCCCCGAAAAATGCTTGTTAATGACAAATACCTCGCCCCCCATAGGAGAACAATCCTCCTATCCGACAAAAGAAAATATCCTCTTGTTGCTAGAAGAATTAGCAGCGACACTTTGGCAGCCAGGGGACTACCTATGGTTATTCTTTAGCGGCTATGGGGTTAATCACAAAGAACAAGATTATTTAATGCCAATCGCCGGCAATCCCGATCAAGTTCCCGAAACTGGTATAGAAGTGCGATCGCTCATCCAGGGTCTACAAGTTACTGGACTCAATATCTTACTCATTTTTGATATTAACCGCGCTTTTGGGACTCAAGCAGATGCACCAGTAGGACAGGAAATTATTGAACTAGCCCAAGAACTGCAAATGGGCGCAATTATTTCCTGTCAACCCGAGGAATTTGCCCATGAAAGCACGGAATTAGGTCATGGTTTTTTCACAGCAGCATTATTAGAAGCCTTGGGTTCTGGAAAAGGATACAACTTCGCCGATTTAGCCGCCTATGTAAGTTATCTTACCCCCAAACTTTGTCAACACCACTGGCGACCAGTCCAAAACCCCATGACTGTCATTCCCACGACCCAGCCAGCTATTTTACCCACGTTGACACTAGATGAAAACTCAGAAGCCCTAATTTTCCCCGCCGAAAGTTTTGCTATCACCCGCACCGCACCCCCACTAGAAAATAGTTCCTCTAGCAGCACAGACAGGGCTTGGTGGACGGAAAATGCCTCAGTTGAGACCACTTTAACCCCAACAACAACCGAGGAAAATTTAGTCTCCCCACCCATATCAAAGTCACTTGTTAGCAGCAATCACACTTTAACAATTTCCCCAGAATCCCAGTCCAGTGGCAGATTTATTCCCGCTCTTACCACAGCCAATACCTATACTTCACTGCAATCTCAACCACCAATTTGGCAACAATTTATCATTTGGGGTGGCGGTACGATGGTGATAGTAGGTATAATCGCTACATTTTTACTCCGTAATCCTGAAAGTTTTCGGTTTAAAAATTTCTCAAAAACAGTATCTAATAATCAGACTAGCAAACTGCAATTTCCCCAAATATTTAAAACTTCTCAAAATCCTAGTAACGCCCAAATTAGTGCCAATACAGACTCTAAAAAACGTAATCAAGCGATTTTAGAGCTACAAAAAATGTTGCTTGTCCCCACACAACCAAATCATTTAAGTATTGCGATCGCTAAATCCCAAAGAATTCCCCCAAATTCACCACTATACGCCAAATCTCAGGAAAATATTCAGGTCTGGTGTCAAATGATTTTGGAATTAGCACAGGCACAAGCTCAACAAAAAAAACATACAGCCGCCATCACAATTGCCAAGTTAATCACCACAAAAGATCCGCTTTATTCCCAATCTCAAACACTTATTCAAAAATGGCAACTAGAAGCCAAGCAATATGTAAGTAATAAAACTCTCTTAGATGCAGCTAAAAATTTAATTATTCCTGAACAAGCATCAACCTATAATCGCGCCATCGAAGTTGCTAAAAAAATTCCCAAAGGACAACCTGGGTTTGAAATTGCCCAAACATTAATTAACGAATGGAGTGAAAAAATTCTAGATTTAGCCAAAATTCGTGCCACTCAAGGAGATTTTCAAGCTGCTGTCGCCACCGCCGCATTAGTCCCACAAGTAACGATTGCCTACGAAGATGCTCAGGATGCTATCCAAAAGTGGCAACAGCAAAAGAATTAG
- the tig gene encoding trigger factor yields MKVTQEKLPASQIGLEIEITPEITKQKYEQAIRKLTNTANIPGFRKGKVPRQILIQRIGNIRVKATALEEMLQEGIDQAIKQEAISALGQPQLSSSFDELIVNYEPGQPLTFAATVDVFPEVKLNQYTGLEAKAEEIKYDPTQVDTVIEAQREKSATLVPVEGRAAQIGDMAVIDFKGVIAKTEGDDPDSEPKPIPGGEGTDFQVELQEDKFIPGFVLGIVGMNPGETKEVSAQFPDPYGNEELSGKAAMFTITLKEIKTKELPELDDDFAQSVSDFETLAELRASLEERYQKEAADKTKDNQQEALVTELLNHVEIDLPTTLIDQEIDAMLSQTAMKLSEQGIDVRKLFTQEIIPQLRDRSKPEAIERLKRNLSLQEIGKRESIEVATEEVQARVALLMAEYADQDLDENRLRAVVKEELLTKKIVDWLLERSSVELLPEGSLTPIEETETDSESAEAVQEEKTSNPG; encoded by the coding sequence ATGAAAGTTACCCAGGAAAAACTTCCCGCCAGTCAAATTGGTTTAGAAATAGAAATTACACCGGAAATTACCAAACAAAAATACGAGCAAGCTATTAGAAAATTAACTAATACCGCCAATATTCCTGGGTTTCGCAAAGGCAAAGTACCCCGGCAAATATTAATACAACGTATCGGTAATATTCGCGTCAAAGCAACCGCCCTAGAAGAAATGTTGCAAGAAGGTATTGACCAAGCAATTAAACAAGAAGCGATTAGCGCCCTTGGTCAGCCCCAATTAAGTTCTTCCTTTGATGAATTAATTGTCAATTATGAACCAGGACAACCCCTGACTTTTGCCGCTACTGTAGATGTTTTCCCAGAAGTCAAGTTAAACCAATACACTGGTTTAGAAGCCAAAGCAGAAGAAATCAAGTATGATCCTACCCAAGTAGATACAGTTATTGAAGCCCAAAGAGAAAAGTCAGCAACTTTAGTCCCCGTAGAAGGACGTGCGGCCCAAATCGGTGATATGGCGGTAATTGACTTTAAGGGTGTAATTGCCAAAACTGAAGGAGATGATCCTGATAGTGAACCCAAACCAATTCCCGGTGGAGAAGGGACTGATTTTCAAGTTGAATTACAAGAAGATAAGTTTATTCCCGGCTTTGTCTTGGGTATAGTGGGCATGAACCCCGGAGAAACCAAAGAAGTATCTGCCCAATTCCCAGATCCTTATGGTAATGAGGAGTTATCTGGTAAAGCGGCTATGTTTACCATTACCCTCAAAGAAATTAAAACCAAAGAACTGCCAGAATTGGATGATGATTTTGCCCAATCAGTCAGCGACTTCGAGACCTTAGCGGAATTGCGGGCATCCTTAGAAGAACGGTATCAAAAAGAAGCCGCAGATAAAACCAAAGACAATCAGCAAGAAGCTTTAGTCACAGAACTACTCAACCATGTGGAAATAGATTTGCCGACAACACTAATAGATCAAGAAATTGATGCTATGCTGTCACAGACGGCCATGAAGTTGTCCGAGCAAGGAATAGATGTGAGAAAGCTATTCACTCAAGAAATTATTCCCCAATTACGCGATCGCTCCAAACCTGAAGCTATAGAACGTCTGAAACGGAATCTATCTTTACAAGAAATTGGTAAACGTGAATCTATCGAAGTAGCAACGGAAGAAGTGCAAGCTAGAGTCGCCCTATTGATGGCAGAATATGCTGATCAAGATTTGGATGAAAATAGATTGCGTGCAGTGGTTAAAGAAGAACTTTTAACCAAAAAAATCGTTGATTGGTTGCTAGAACGTTCATCTGTGGAACTACTCCCTGAAGGTTCTTTAACTCCTATAGAAGAAACCGAAACAGATTCAGAAAGTGCTGAAGCCGTTCAGGAAGAGAAAACCAGTAATCCTGGGTAA
- a CDS encoding transaldolase family protein, whose amino-acid sequence MALYLDSAIAAEAEIVKHWGWVKGITTNPTLLAQANTPPAITLKTLVSLTSGPVYYQLLASDKEKMIAEGRKAFEIIGSQTILKIPATPLGFEVVAILSSEITCSVTGIYSPAQAAVAKEAGAKIAIAYVNRAERLLGAGIALVRDMSSILKGSDVEILAASIKSPAEAAASLQAGANHLTLPLTMLQAIATHEFSHQTVIDFAAGGIGLTI is encoded by the coding sequence ATGGCACTTTATTTAGATTCAGCTATTGCCGCAGAAGCCGAAATCGTTAAACATTGGGGTTGGGTTAAAGGTATTACCACCAACCCCACATTATTAGCGCAAGCTAACACCCCACCAGCAATCACCCTCAAAACCTTAGTTTCCTTAACTTCGGGTCCTGTATACTACCAACTCCTGGCTTCAGATAAAGAGAAAATGATAGCCGAAGGGAGAAAAGCCTTTGAAATTATTGGTTCTCAAACCATCTTGAAAATTCCCGCTACACCGCTAGGATTTGAGGTAGTAGCCATCCTTTCTTCGGAAATTACCTGTTCCGTCACTGGCATTTACAGCCCCGCACAAGCCGCTGTAGCTAAGGAAGCGGGGGCAAAAATTGCGATCGCCTATGTAAATCGGGCAGAACGTTTGCTAGGAGCCGGTATTGCCTTAGTCCGCGATATGTCCAGCATCCTCAAAGGCAGTGATGTGGAAATTTTAGCAGCTAGTATCAAGTCACCAGCAGAAGCAGCCGCATCTCTTCAAGCCGGTGCAAATCATCTCACCTTACCTTTGACAATGTTGCAAGCGATCGCCACCCATGAATTTTCCCATCAAACCGTGATTGATTTTGCGGCTGGAGGAATTGGTTTAACAATTTAA
- a CDS encoding aspartate-semialdehyde dehydrogenase, with protein MSKSYRVAILGATGAVGTELLELLESRNFPLAELKLLASPRSAGKTLKFKGEDIPIEAVSDRSLANLDIVLASAGGSISKTWASVGVEKGAVVIDNSSAFRMNPDVPLVVPEVNPQAAFTHQGIIANPNCTTILMSLAVWPLHQVKPVKRIVAATYQSASGAGAKAMEEVKIQSEAILQGKQPVAEILPYPLAFNLFTHNSPMTTWGYCEEEMKMVNETRKIFGNQEIRITATCVRVPVLRAHSEAINLEFETPFDPDEARKILRTSPGVKLVEDWQANYFPMPIDASGKDEVLVGRIRQDISHACGLDLWLCGDQIRKGAALNAIQIAELLVEKIY; from the coding sequence TTGTCTAAGTCCTATCGTGTAGCTATTTTGGGAGCAACTGGTGCTGTAGGTACTGAGTTGCTGGAATTACTAGAAAGCCGAAATTTTCCTCTGGCTGAATTAAAGTTGTTGGCATCGCCACGCAGTGCGGGAAAAACACTCAAATTCAAAGGGGAAGATATCCCGATTGAGGCGGTGAGCGATCGCAGTTTGGCAAATCTAGATATAGTATTAGCCAGTGCTGGGGGTAGCATCTCCAAAACTTGGGCGAGTGTAGGGGTAGAAAAAGGAGCAGTGGTAATTGATAATTCCAGCGCCTTTCGCATGAACCCGGATGTCCCTTTGGTAGTTCCAGAGGTAAATCCCCAAGCCGCCTTTACTCACCAAGGAATTATTGCCAATCCCAACTGTACGACAATTCTCATGTCCTTGGCAGTTTGGCCATTACATCAAGTTAAACCAGTGAAAAGGATTGTCGCTGCTACCTATCAATCGGCTAGTGGTGCTGGCGCGAAGGCAATGGAGGAAGTAAAAATCCAAAGTGAGGCTATACTACAAGGAAAGCAACCAGTAGCGGAGATTTTACCTTACCCATTGGCATTTAATTTATTTACCCATAATTCTCCCATGACAACTTGGGGATATTGTGAGGAAGAAATGAAAATGGTGAACGAAACTCGCAAAATCTTTGGTAATCAAGAAATCAGAATTACCGCAACTTGTGTACGGGTTCCCGTACTCCGCGCCCATTCTGAAGCCATTAATCTAGAATTTGAAACACCTTTTGATCCAGATGAGGCTAGAAAAATTTTAAGAACATCCCCTGGGGTGAAATTAGTAGAAGATTGGCAAGCAAATTATTTTCCTATGCCTATAGATGCTAGTGGTAAAGATGAGGTTTTGGTGGGAAGAATTCGCCAGGATATATCTCATGCTTGTGGTTTAGACTTATGGCTATGCGGCGACCAAATCCGTAAAGGTGCAGCCTTAAATGCAATACAAATTGCTGAATTATTAGTAGAAAAAATTTACTAA
- the dapA gene encoding 4-hydroxy-tetrahydrodipicolinate synthase → MGYFGTVVTAMITPFKTDGSINYDVVAKLADYLVKNGTDAIVVCGTTGESPTLTWDEEYQLFVEVLQTVSGKAKVIAGSGSNDTKEAIAATQKAAKIGVHGSLQVVPYYNKPPQAGLYKHFQAIAQSCPDLPMMLYNIPGRTGQNLSSETVVRLAEIDNIVAIKEASGNLDQVSEIRRLTPKEFQIYAGDDSLTLPMLAIGSQGIVSVASHLVGNHIQKMIQAWKVGNTQLATDIHLQLFPLFKALFLTTNPIPVKEALKLQGWEVGSTRLPLYEADTDVSKKLESVMQKLNLISAPIGE, encoded by the coding sequence GTGGGATATTTTGGAACAGTTGTAACTGCTATGATTACGCCGTTTAAGACAGACGGTAGTATTAATTATGATGTAGTTGCCAAACTAGCAGATTATCTGGTTAAAAATGGTACAGATGCAATAGTAGTATGTGGAACAACAGGGGAATCTCCAACCCTGACTTGGGACGAAGAATATCAATTATTTGTTGAGGTATTGCAAACTGTATCAGGTAAAGCTAAAGTAATTGCTGGTTCTGGTTCTAATGACACCAAAGAAGCGATCGCCGCTACCCAAAAAGCAGCTAAAATAGGAGTACATGGTTCTTTACAAGTAGTTCCCTACTACAACAAACCGCCACAGGCTGGATTATACAAACACTTTCAGGCAATAGCCCAGTCCTGTCCTGACCTGCCAATGATGTTGTATAACATTCCTGGACGCACGGGTCAAAACCTCAGTTCCGAAACAGTGGTGAGATTAGCGGAAATTGATAACATTGTCGCCATTAAAGAAGCTAGTGGTAACTTAGATCAAGTGAGTGAAATCCGTCGCTTGACACCAAAAGAATTTCAGATTTACGCTGGAGATGATTCTTTAACTCTACCAATGTTAGCCATAGGATCTCAAGGCATAGTCAGTGTAGCTTCTCATTTAGTGGGTAATCACATCCAAAAAATGATTCAGGCATGGAAAGTGGGAAATACTCAACTTGCTACTGATATTCATTTGCAATTGTTTCCATTGTTTAAAGCTCTATTTTTAACTACAAATCCCATTCCTGTCAAAGAAGCACTCAAACTACAAGGTTGGGAAGTAGGTTCAACTCGTCTACCCTTATATGAAGCTGATACGGATGTATCGAAAAAATTAGAGTCAGTAATGCAAAAGCTGAATTTAATCTCAGCCCCAATAGGTGAGTGA
- a CDS encoding Mo-dependent nitrogenase C-terminal domain-containing protein, with the protein MKVSKNIQKKIFLTSWISLHPVDASEANMTPLHHVAAQPAWDFLRPLRNWLDNIQVRDRLLAHRLCKYIPAQCPFERDVKVFGKTLFHIPPMCKLNPLYEEVVGLRFKAMCYLADTCGEDISQYC; encoded by the coding sequence ATGAAGGTATCTAAGAATATTCAGAAGAAGATTTTTTTAACAAGTTGGATTTCTCTACATCCAGTAGACGCTAGTGAAGCTAATATGACTCCGTTACACCATGTTGCAGCCCAGCCGGCTTGGGACTTTTTACGTCCTTTGCGTAATTGGTTAGATAATATTCAGGTGCGCGATCGCCTATTAGCTCATCGTCTCTGTAAATACATTCCGGCTCAGTGTCCATTTGAGCGTGATGTCAAAGTATTTGGTAAAACACTGTTTCACATTCCGCCAATGTGTAAACTTAATCCTTTATACGAAGAAGTAGTAGGTTTGCGATTTAAAGCAATGTGCTATCTAGCTGATACCTGTGGCGAAGACATTTCTCAGTATTGCTAA
- a CDS encoding rubrerythrin family protein produces the protein MDLSNFTTLQNLESAFGGESMANRKYLFFAAVARKLGFADLAKLFKETADQETEHAFAHFELLHPELVVEDAAALTDEQKREIISRCLSLAIAGETYEYTTMYPEFAAAAEHDRDHPAAAEFLQQAQESSDHANTFRTAAHRFGLLKFIENYHADRYTEALEVLNGGDAVTRVVSEDPQTQKWICRQCSMIYDPVTGDPDSGIAPGTAFADIPKDWHCPICGATKKTFKPLEEKVAA, from the coding sequence ATGGATTTATCCAATTTTACTACATTACAAAATTTAGAATCAGCCTTTGGTGGGGAATCAATGGCTAATCGTAAATACCTATTTTTTGCAGCAGTCGCACGTAAACTAGGTTTTGCCGATTTAGCAAAACTTTTTAAAGAAACAGCAGATCAAGAGACTGAACACGCTTTCGCACATTTTGAATTATTACATCCAGAACTTGTTGTTGAAGATGCAGCAGCTTTAACTGATGAACAAAAAAGGGAAATCATCTCTCGTTGTTTATCTTTAGCGATCGCAGGTGAAACCTATGAATACACAACCATGTATCCTGAATTCGCTGCTGCTGCTGAACATGATCGAGATCATCCCGCAGCGGCAGAATTTCTCCAGCAAGCTCAAGAATCTAGTGATCACGCTAACACATTTCGTACCGCCGCTCACCGATTTGGGTTGCTTAAATTCATTGAAAATTATCACGCAGATCGCTACACTGAAGCCTTAGAAGTCTTGAACGGTGGAGACGCTGTGACTAGAGTTGTCAGTGAAGATCCGCAAACCCAGAAATGGATTTGTAGACAATGCAGCATGATTTATGATCCTGTGACAGGTGATCCCGATTCAGGAATTGCACCAGGTACTGCATTTGCAGATATTCCTAAAGATTGGCATTGTCCTATTTGCGGTGCAACCAAGAAAACTTTTAAACCCCTTGAGGAAAAAGTTGCCGCTTAA
- the rpmF gene encoding 50S ribosomal protein L32 → MAVPKKKTSKSKRDKRRATWRHKAAVEAQKAISLGKSILSGRSNFVYPAIEEEETEES, encoded by the coding sequence ATGGCTGTTCCTAAGAAGAAAACATCAAAATCTAAACGAGATAAACGCCGCGCTACCTGGAGACACAAAGCTGCTGTGGAAGCGCAAAAAGCTATCTCCCTTGGTAAATCAATTTTAAGTGGTCGTTCAAACTTCGTCTATCCAGCAATTGAGGAAGAAGAAACAGAAGAATCTTAG
- a CDS encoding ribonuclease J yields the protein MSKNESNPALKIIPLGGLHEIGKNTCVFEYEDEIILLDAGLAFPTEAMHGVNIVLPDTTYLRENRHKIKGMIVTHGHEDHIGGIAFHLKQFDIPVIYGPRLAMAMLEGKLEEAGVRDRTELRKVLPRDVVRIGKHFFVEYIRNTHSIADSFTVAIHTPIGIVIHTGDFKIDHTPVDGETFDLQRLAEHGEKGVLCLLSDSTNAELPGFTPSERAVFPNLDREFSHATGRLFVTTFSSSVHRINMILQLARKHNRVVTIVGRSMLNLIAHARNLGYIKCEDSLFQPLHTVRGMPDERVLILTTGSQGETMAAMTRIANKEHPHIKIRQGDTVLFSANPIPGNTIAVVNTIDKLMIQGARVIYGRDKGIHVSGHGCQEEQKLMIALTRPKFFVPFHGEHRMLVKHSETAQSMGIPAENMVIIQNGDVIELTENSIRVAGKVPAGIELVDTSSSGMVSSKVLQERQRMASEGTVTIAAAIDWSGKLMAKTEIHMQGVVTSIERSLLQKWVQQRIEEILAVRWTEFSPVEGQPADTDWGGLQETLERELARSMRRELQCQPSLTLLMQVPEEPAVKVSDGRRRRTRSTAVAS from the coding sequence ATGTCTAAAAACGAATCTAATCCCGCTCTCAAAATTATTCCTTTGGGCGGTTTACACGAAATAGGTAAAAATACTTGCGTTTTTGAATATGAGGACGAAATTATCCTGTTAGATGCAGGATTGGCATTTCCCACAGAAGCCATGCACGGGGTAAATATTGTATTGCCAGATACAACTTATCTACGAGAAAATCGCCACAAGATTAAGGGCATGATCGTTACTCATGGTCATGAAGACCATATCGGGGGAATTGCCTTTCACTTGAAGCAATTTGATATTCCGGTAATTTATGGACCTAGACTAGCAATGGCAATGCTAGAGGGTAAACTAGAAGAAGCAGGGGTCCGCGATCGCACAGAATTAAGAAAAGTCCTTCCCCGTGACGTGGTGAGAATTGGTAAACATTTCTTTGTCGAATATATCCGCAACACCCACTCCATCGCTGATAGCTTCACTGTAGCTATTCATACACCAATAGGCATAGTTATCCACACAGGAGATTTTAAAATTGATCATACTCCCGTAGATGGTGAAACTTTCGATTTACAACGTCTGGCAGAACATGGTGAAAAAGGCGTACTTTGCCTATTGAGTGACTCCACTAATGCAGAATTACCAGGATTTACACCTTCCGAACGGGCTGTTTTTCCTAACCTTGACCGAGAATTTTCTCACGCTACTGGACGTTTATTTGTCACGACTTTTTCTTCTAGCGTCCATCGCATCAACATGATTTTGCAACTAGCAAGAAAACATAATCGTGTGGTGACAATTGTTGGGCGTTCTATGCTGAATTTAATCGCCCATGCGCGGAATTTAGGTTATATCAAGTGTGAAGATAGCCTATTTCAACCGTTGCATACGGTTCGGGGTATGCCAGATGAGAGAGTGCTGATTTTAACCACAGGCTCTCAGGGTGAAACAATGGCAGCGATGACGAGAATTGCCAATAAAGAACACCCCCATATTAAAATTCGCCAAGGAGATACGGTTCTCTTCTCCGCTAACCCCATTCCTGGTAACACAATTGCTGTGGTCAATACCATTGACAAATTGATGATTCAGGGAGCAAGGGTGATCTATGGACGGGATAAAGGGATTCACGTTTCTGGACATGGTTGCCAGGAAGAACAAAAGCTGATGATTGCTTTAACTCGTCCGAAGTTCTTTGTGCCATTTCACGGTGAACATCGGATGTTGGTGAAGCATTCGGAAACTGCTCAAAGTATGGGGATTCCGGCAGAAAATATGGTGATTATCCAAAATGGGGATGTCATCGAGTTAACCGAAAATTCTATCCGTGTGGCTGGAAAAGTGCCAGCGGGGATTGAATTGGTGGATACTTCTAGTTCGGGTATGGTGAGTTCTAAAGTGTTGCAAGAACGCCAACGGATGGCTTCTGAAGGGACTGTGACTATTGCTGCTGCTATTGACTGGAGTGGTAAGCTAATGGCAAAAACGGAAATTCATATGCAGGGTGTGGTGACAAGCATCGAGCGATCGCTCTTGCAAAAATGGGTACAACAACGCATTGAAGAGATTCTTGCCGTCCGTTGGACAGAGTTTTCTCCCGTAGAAGGACAGCCCGCTGATACAGATTGGGGTGGATTGCAGGAAACCCTAGAACGGGAATTGGCGCGTTCTATGCGGAGAGAGTTGCAATGCCAACCTTCTTTGACGTTGTTGATGCAAGTTCCTGAAGAACCTGCTGTGAAGGTTTCCGATGGTAGAAGACGACGCACTCGTTCTACTGCGGTTGCTTCTTAA
- a CDS encoding aldehyde dehydrogenase has protein sequence MITNELPRCVEIIAKQRQFFQTGKTKNATFRIAQLKILKQLVIENKAAIIQALKADLHKPEFESYATEIGVNKEIDYALKHINTWTKPKKAAVPLDLFPYSAKIYPEPLGVVLIIGPWNYPFQLIISPLVGAIAAGNCTIIKPSELAPHTSDLIIKLIHKYFDPEYITVVPGAVEASQQLLAEKFDHIFFTGGTAIGKIVMEAAAKHLTPVTLELGGKSPCIIDTDINLEHTAKRITWGKFINAGQTCIAPDYLLVDAKIKPNLVNALQKCLQEFYGKNPTTSPDYARIIHQEHFDRLANLLKYGEVIIGGETHREQLYIAPTLLENVSLTDPVMQEEIFGPILPIIEYTDINEAITLINSRPKPLALYLFSQNKNLQKRILQETSSGGVCINDTVMQVAVSSLPFGGVGDSGMGSYHGKAGFDTFSHYKSVLQNTFRLDINWRYAPYQGKLPLLKKIIGT, from the coding sequence ATGATTACCAACGAATTACCAAGATGCGTCGAGATTATTGCCAAACAACGCCAGTTTTTCCAAACTGGTAAAACTAAAAATGCTACTTTTCGTATTGCCCAACTTAAAATACTAAAACAACTAGTAATTGAGAATAAAGCAGCAATCATTCAAGCCTTAAAAGCTGATTTACATAAACCTGAATTTGAGAGTTATGCTACGGAAATCGGTGTGAATAAAGAAATTGATTATGCCCTCAAACATATCAATACTTGGACAAAACCCAAAAAAGCAGCCGTTCCTTTAGATTTATTTCCATACTCGGCTAAGATATATCCAGAACCGTTAGGAGTAGTTTTAATTATTGGTCCTTGGAATTATCCCTTTCAGTTAATTATCTCACCTTTGGTTGGGGCGATCGCTGCGGGAAATTGCACTATTATTAAACCTTCAGAACTCGCACCGCATACTTCGGATTTAATTATAAAACTTATTCATAAATACTTTGATCCAGAATATATTACAGTTGTCCCTGGTGCAGTAGAAGCTAGTCAACAGTTACTAGCAGAAAAATTCGATCACATCTTTTTTACCGGTGGTACAGCCATTGGTAAAATAGTGATGGAAGCTGCTGCCAAACATCTCACTCCGGTAACTTTGGAATTAGGGGGGAAAAGTCCTTGTATCATTGATACAGACATTAATCTAGAACATACCGCCAAACGCATCACTTGGGGTAAATTTATTAATGCTGGACAAACTTGTATTGCCCCGGATTATTTGTTGGTAGATGCAAAAATTAAACCAAATTTAGTCAATGCTTTACAAAAATGTCTGCAAGAATTTTATGGAAAAAATCCAACTACTAGTCCTGATTATGCCAGAATTATTCACCAAGAACATTTTGACAGATTAGCTAATTTACTCAAATATGGTGAAGTGATTATTGGTGGAGAAACTCACCGTGAACAACTTTATATTGCACCTACTTTGTTAGAAAATGTTTCTTTAACAGATCCGGTAATGCAAGAGGAGATTTTTGGTCCAATTTTACCCATCATTGAATATACAGATATCAATGAAGCTATTACCTTGATTAACTCTAGACCAAAACCCCTGGCTTTATATTTATTTTCTCAAAACAAAAACCTGCAAAAACGTATTTTACAGGAAACATCATCTGGGGGAGTATGCATTAATGACACAGTCATGCAGGTTGCTGTTTCTTCTTTACCATTTGGGGGTGTGGGTGATAGTGGGATGGGTAGCTATCACGGTAAAGCTGGTTTTGACACCTTTTCCCATTACAAAAGTGTCTTGCAAAACACATTTCGTTTGGATATAAATTGGCGATACGCACCCTATCAAGGTAAATTACCGCTGTTGAAAAAAATTATTGGTACTTAA